A portion of the Micromonospora vinacea genome contains these proteins:
- a CDS encoding acyl-CoA dehydrogenase family protein — protein MDFSYDSRTEELRDELTRFLTEHVYPAEAVHAEQVAAGDPWSRTPVLAELKAEARKRGLWNLFLPDPRYGAGLTNLQYAPLAELTGRSPHLAPEAVNCAAPDTGNMELLAEFGSEAQQKRWLMPLLEGEIRSAFCMTEPEVASSDATNIATRITRDGDEYVINGRKWWSSGAMDPRCEIFIVMGKTDPTADRHRQQSMVLVPRDTPGVTVRRGMTVFGYTDGSHGGHAEIDFTDVRVPAENLIGAEGTGFAIAQARLGPGRIHHCMRLIGMAERALELVCKRALERIAFGRPLAEQGVVREWIAESRVRIEQARLLVLKTAWLMDTVGNKGAHTEIQAIKIGTPAMAEWVIDKAIQGYGGAGVSQDTPLAALWAQTRTLRLADGPDEVHRNSLAKRELRRWAPA, from the coding sequence ATGGACTTCTCATACGACAGCCGGACCGAGGAGCTGCGCGACGAGCTGACCCGGTTCCTGACCGAGCATGTCTACCCGGCCGAGGCCGTGCACGCCGAGCAGGTGGCCGCCGGGGACCCGTGGTCGCGTACCCCGGTGTTGGCCGAACTGAAGGCGGAGGCCCGCAAGCGCGGCCTGTGGAACCTCTTCCTGCCCGACCCGCGCTACGGCGCCGGCCTGACCAACCTCCAGTACGCGCCGCTGGCCGAGCTGACCGGGCGCAGCCCGCACCTGGCGCCGGAGGCGGTCAACTGCGCGGCACCGGACACCGGCAACATGGAGTTGCTGGCCGAGTTCGGCTCGGAGGCGCAGCAGAAGCGCTGGCTGATGCCGCTGCTGGAGGGTGAGATCCGCTCGGCGTTCTGCATGACCGAGCCGGAGGTCGCGTCCTCCGACGCCACGAACATCGCCACCCGGATCACCCGTGACGGCGACGAGTACGTGATCAACGGGCGGAAGTGGTGGTCGTCCGGGGCCATGGACCCGCGCTGCGAGATCTTCATCGTGATGGGCAAGACCGACCCCACCGCCGACCGGCACCGCCAGCAGAGCATGGTGCTGGTCCCCCGGGACACCCCCGGGGTGACAGTGCGCCGGGGCATGACCGTCTTCGGCTACACCGACGGTTCGCACGGCGGGCACGCCGAGATCGACTTCACCGACGTCCGGGTGCCCGCGGAGAACCTGATCGGCGCCGAGGGCACCGGCTTCGCCATCGCCCAGGCCCGGCTGGGGCCGGGCCGGATCCACCACTGCATGCGATTGATCGGAATGGCTGAGCGGGCATTGGAGCTGGTCTGCAAGCGGGCGCTGGAGCGGATCGCGTTCGGCCGGCCGCTGGCCGAGCAGGGCGTGGTCCGGGAGTGGATCGCCGAGTCCCGGGTCCGCATCGAACAGGCCCGGCTGCTGGTGCTGAAGACGGCCTGGCTGATGGACACCGTGGGCAACAAGGGCGCGCACACCGAGATCCAGGCCATCAAGATCGGAACGCCGGCGATGGCGGAGTGGGTGATCGACAAGGCGATCCAGGGGTACGGCGGCGCCGGCGTCAGCCAGGACACCCCGCTGGCCGCCCTCTGGGCGCAGACCCGCACCCTGCGCCTCGCCGACGGCCCCGACGAGGTCCACCGCAACTCACTGGCCAAGCGCGAACTCCGCCGCTGGGCCCCCGCCTGA
- a CDS encoding LacI family DNA-binding transcriptional regulator, with product MTTQRTRSLGRPTLDAVAARAGVGRGTVSRVVNGSPQVSPEARAAVQQAIAELGYVPNRAARALVTQRTDSVALVVSESGERVFTEPFFASIVRGISSGLLETPMQLWLAMAQSPVERERVEHHLTNQHVDGVLLLSLHDSDPLPTLLEERGLPAVLGGRPARMLQPGAQPAWFVDVDNVGGARQAVEYLARQGRRRVATIAGPQDMGAGLARLAGYTDAVKATGASVNPDLIAYGDFSEGSGAAGMRRLLEVCPDLDAVFVASDLMAFGALRTLREAGRRVPQDVAVIGFDDATIARQAEPPLTTVFQPVEEMGRQMARLLVARIRGEELPASHILLDTQLVHRASA from the coding sequence ATGACAACGCAGCGCACCCGGTCGCTCGGGCGCCCGACCCTCGACGCGGTCGCGGCGCGTGCCGGCGTCGGTCGGGGCACGGTCTCCCGCGTCGTCAACGGCTCGCCCCAGGTCAGCCCGGAGGCCCGCGCCGCGGTCCAACAGGCCATCGCCGAGCTGGGGTACGTGCCGAACCGGGCCGCCCGTGCGCTCGTCACCCAGCGGACCGACTCCGTCGCGCTGGTGGTGTCCGAATCCGGTGAGCGGGTCTTCACCGAGCCGTTCTTCGCCTCGATCGTGCGGGGGATCAGCTCCGGGCTGCTGGAGACGCCGATGCAGCTCTGGCTGGCCATGGCACAGTCGCCCGTGGAACGGGAGCGGGTCGAGCACCACCTCACCAACCAGCACGTCGACGGCGTCCTGCTGCTGTCGTTGCACGACTCCGACCCGCTGCCGACGCTGTTGGAGGAGCGCGGCCTGCCCGCCGTGCTCGGCGGTCGGCCCGCCCGGATGCTGCAACCCGGCGCCCAACCGGCCTGGTTTGTCGACGTGGACAACGTTGGCGGGGCCCGGCAGGCCGTGGAGTACCTGGCGAGGCAGGGGCGGCGACGCGTCGCCACCATCGCCGGTCCGCAGGACATGGGTGCCGGCCTGGCCCGTTTGGCCGGCTACACCGACGCGGTCAAGGCCACCGGCGCCAGCGTCAACCCCGACCTGATCGCGTACGGCGACTTCAGCGAGGGCAGCGGCGCGGCGGGAATGCGCCGGCTGTTGGAGGTCTGCCCGGACCTGGACGCGGTCTTCGTCGCGTCCGATCTCATGGCGTTCGGCGCACTGCGTACCCTGCGCGAGGCCGGCCGCCGCGTTCCGCAGGACGTCGCGGTGATCGGCTTCGACGACGCGACCATCGCCCGACAGGCCGAACCGCCGTTGACCACTGTCTTCCAGCCGGTGGAGGAGATGGGCCGGCAGATGGCCCGCCTGCTGGTGGCCCGGATCCGTGGCGAGGAGCTACCCGCCTCCCACATCCTCCTGGACACCCAACTGGTCCACCGTGCCTCCGCCTAA
- a CDS encoding phosphotransferase family protein produces the protein MSDPAVDASRPGAVSLSPAGLALDRLAEHLAEHRPELAVGPLRATLIAGGKSNLTYLLRLGDHEVVLRRPPLGHVLATAHDMAREFRVISALAPTDVPVPGTLLLCTDPEVIGAPFYLMERMPGEVFRTRAQTDPLGDERRRALAMAMMDTLAALHSVDPSSVGLADFGRPEGYLARQVRRWAGQLDRSRSRPLPGIDELRDLLAATAPEGANAGRIVHGDYRLDNLLASADPVAVHAVLDWEMATLGDPLADLGLLLTYWDVLGGSDTAAGNPVADGLGPRAGFPTGSELIDRYAGRSDVDVGPLHWHVALGCFKLAVICEGIHYRHTLGQTLGEGFDRIGEMVAPLVAHGLTAARER, from the coding sequence ATGAGCGATCCGGCCGTCGACGCGTCACGGCCGGGGGCCGTTTCCCTCTCGCCGGCGGGGCTGGCCCTGGACCGTCTCGCCGAGCATCTGGCGGAGCACCGACCCGAGCTTGCCGTCGGGCCGCTGCGTGCCACGCTGATCGCGGGCGGCAAGTCCAACCTCACCTACCTGCTGCGCCTCGGCGACCACGAGGTGGTGCTGCGCCGCCCACCGCTGGGCCACGTGTTGGCGACCGCGCACGACATGGCACGCGAGTTCCGGGTGATCTCGGCGCTGGCGCCGACCGATGTGCCGGTCCCGGGCACGCTGCTGCTCTGCACCGACCCCGAGGTGATCGGCGCACCGTTCTACCTCATGGAGCGGATGCCCGGCGAGGTGTTCCGCACCCGCGCGCAGACCGACCCGCTGGGCGACGAGCGCCGCCGGGCCCTCGCCATGGCGATGATGGACACCCTCGCCGCGCTGCACAGCGTCGACCCGTCCAGCGTCGGGTTGGCCGACTTCGGCCGCCCCGAGGGCTACCTGGCCCGGCAGGTCCGCCGCTGGGCCGGGCAACTCGACCGCTCCCGCAGCCGCCCACTGCCCGGCATCGACGAGCTGCGCGACCTGCTCGCGGCGACCGCCCCGGAGGGCGCGAACGCCGGCCGGATCGTGCACGGCGACTACCGGCTGGACAACCTCCTCGCCTCAGCCGACCCGGTGGCCGTGCACGCGGTGCTCGACTGGGAGATGGCCACCCTCGGCGACCCCCTCGCCGACCTGGGGCTGCTGCTGACGTACTGGGACGTGCTCGGTGGCAGCGACACCGCAGCGGGCAACCCCGTCGCCGACGGGCTCGGCCCGCGCGCCGGCTTCCCCACGGGCAGCGAGCTGATCGACAGGTACGCCGGACGCAGCGACGTGGACGTCGGCCCGCTGCACTGGCACGTGGCACTGGGCTGTTTCAAGCTCGCTGTCATCTGCGAGGGCATCCACTACCGCCACACGCTCGGGCAGACGCTCGGCGAGGGCTTCGACCGGATCGGCGAGATGGTGGCACCGCTGGTCGCGCACGGGCTGACCGCCGCCAGGGAGCGGTGA
- a CDS encoding GH1 family beta-glucosidase codes for MSNPASPPAVDVLDERPGLTFPPGFLWGAATAAYQIEGAAAVDGRAPSIWDTFSHTEGRVVAGHTGDVACDHYHRLGDDVALMAELGLKSYRFSVSWSRVQPTGTGAANPGGLDFYRRLVDELLANGIEPWLTLYHWDLPQPLEDAGGWPARDTAARFADYTTLVADALGDRVRYWTTLNEPWCSAFLGYGSGVHAPGRTNGADAVRAGHHLMLGHGLAVQALRAARPTAEVGVTVNLYPVDPASDAPADRDAARRIDGLANRFFLDPLLRGSYPEDLVADLSTVTDFDHVRDGDLATISTPLDLVGVNYYSRHVVAAPVEGVEADPAPSCWPGSEDVRFVTRGVPVTDMGWEIDAPGLTETLRRVHGYTDLPLYVTENGSAFVDSVVDGQVDDVDRLAYFDAHLRAAHQAIDAGVPLRGYFAWSLMDNFEWAWGYTKRFGMIHVDYDSQVRTPKSSAKWYASVIRRNGLAAQ; via the coding sequence GTGAGCAACCCCGCCAGCCCACCCGCCGTCGACGTCCTCGACGAGCGCCCCGGGCTGACCTTTCCACCCGGATTCCTCTGGGGGGCCGCGACGGCGGCGTACCAGATCGAGGGGGCCGCGGCCGTGGACGGCCGCGCCCCGTCGATCTGGGACACCTTCAGCCACACCGAGGGTCGGGTCGTCGCCGGGCACACCGGGGACGTCGCGTGCGACCACTACCACCGCCTCGGCGACGACGTCGCGCTGATGGCCGAGCTGGGCCTGAAGTCGTACCGTTTCTCGGTCTCCTGGTCCCGGGTGCAGCCCACCGGCACCGGCGCGGCCAACCCGGGCGGCCTGGACTTCTACCGGCGACTGGTGGACGAGCTGCTGGCCAACGGCATCGAGCCGTGGCTCACCCTCTACCACTGGGATCTGCCGCAGCCGTTGGAAGACGCCGGCGGCTGGCCGGCCCGGGACACTGCGGCCCGCTTCGCCGACTACACGACGCTGGTGGCCGACGCGCTCGGTGACCGGGTGCGCTACTGGACCACGCTGAACGAGCCGTGGTGCTCCGCGTTCCTCGGCTACGGCTCCGGCGTGCACGCCCCCGGCCGCACCAACGGAGCGGACGCGGTGCGCGCCGGACACCACCTGATGCTCGGTCACGGCCTGGCCGTGCAGGCCCTGCGGGCCGCCCGGCCGACCGCCGAGGTGGGCGTGACCGTCAACCTCTACCCCGTCGACCCGGCCAGCGACGCCCCCGCCGACCGGGACGCCGCCCGGCGGATCGACGGGCTGGCCAACCGGTTCTTCCTGGACCCGCTGCTGCGCGGGTCGTACCCGGAGGACCTGGTGGCCGACCTCAGCACGGTGACCGACTTCGACCACGTGCGCGACGGCGACCTGGCGACCATCTCCACGCCGCTGGACCTGGTCGGGGTCAACTACTACAGCCGGCACGTGGTCGCCGCACCGGTCGAGGGCGTCGAGGCCGACCCGGCCCCCTCGTGCTGGCCGGGCAGCGAGGACGTCCGGTTCGTCACCCGTGGCGTCCCGGTCACCGACATGGGCTGGGAGATCGACGCCCCCGGCCTGACCGAGACGCTGCGTCGGGTACACGGCTACACCGACCTGCCCCTGTACGTCACCGAGAACGGCTCCGCGTTCGTCGACTCTGTGGTCGACGGGCAGGTCGACGACGTCGATCGGCTGGCCTACTTCGATGCCCACCTGCGCGCCGCCCACCAGGCGATCGACGCCGGAGTGCCTCTGCGGGGATACTTTGCCTGGTCGTTGATGGATAATTTCGAGTGGGCCTGGGGTTACACCAAGCGGTTCGGCATGATCCACGTCGACTATGACAGCCAGGTCCGCACCCCCAAGTCCAGCGCCAAGTGGTACGCCTCGGTGATCCGGCGCAACGGTCTGGCCGCACAATAG